The proteins below are encoded in one region of Geomonas ferrireducens:
- a CDS encoding phage holin family protein, with the protein MPEKKEKTIGELVSELGGELRELLRQELGLFAAEMKEKVVHAAKDAAAIAVGGVLLYTGLLVLTAAIVLGLATIMPAWGAALLVALGLFAIGAVLVLKGGKDVKDMDAKPTQTMGALKETVKWAKTLRFTSSTHRRTRFASRSGTRKAI; encoded by the coding sequence ATGCCGGAGAAAAAGGAGAAAACCATTGGTGAACTGGTGTCGGAGCTCGGCGGTGAGTTACGTGAGCTGCTCCGGCAGGAACTTGGTCTTTTTGCGGCCGAGATGAAGGAGAAGGTGGTACATGCCGCCAAGGACGCGGCCGCCATCGCCGTGGGGGGAGTGCTTTTGTACACGGGGCTCCTGGTGTTGACGGCGGCTATCGTGCTGGGGCTCGCTACGATCATGCCGGCGTGGGGTGCGGCGCTATTGGTGGCGCTGGGCCTCTTTGCGATAGGAGCGGTGCTCGTTCTCAAGGGCGGAAAGGATGTGAAGGATATGGATGCAAAGCCCACGCAGACGATGGGGGCTTTGAAGGAGACGGTAAAATGGGCGAAAACGTTAAGGTTCACGAGCAGCACGCATCGGCGGACGAGATTCGCGAGCAGATCCGGCACACGGAAGGCGATATAA
- a CDS encoding DUF3618 domain-containing protein — protein MGENVKVHEQHASADEIREQIRHTEGDITRTVHDLEERLSPHQLKARGVRRAKLLAWKGIAGVLRLAQRTSVQASLLGASAALMALGNKRVRDRVTAGVGMKKTIEVPVTGGAARAAGAGALWLLLRRLNAGRSAAVAAPVSGWSLAATALKSFLSGKRVSQKHGTPREGKKLAWRGLAASVGAALGSYWYNRKAGRV, from the coding sequence ATGGGCGAAAACGTTAAGGTTCACGAGCAGCACGCATCGGCGGACGAGATTCGCGAGCAGATCCGGCACACGGAAGGCGATATAACCCGGACCGTGCACGACCTTGAGGAACGCCTTTCGCCGCATCAACTGAAGGCGCGCGGTGTACGCCGGGCGAAACTTTTGGCGTGGAAAGGGATCGCAGGTGTGTTGCGGTTGGCGCAGCGGACCTCGGTGCAGGCCTCGCTGCTCGGCGCAAGCGCAGCGCTCATGGCGCTTGGCAACAAGCGGGTACGCGACAGGGTCACCGCCGGCGTCGGGATGAAGAAAACGATTGAAGTTCCCGTGACGGGGGGCGCGGCCCGGGCAGCGGGAGCCGGTGCCCTGTGGCTGCTTCTGCGCAGGCTGAACGCGGGAAGGTCGGCCGCCGTTGCAGCGCCGGTATCGGGGTGGTCTCTTGCGGCAACCGCCCTCAAATCCTTCCTGAGCGGCAAGCGGGTCTCGCAAAAGCATGGCACGCCGCGGGAAGGGAAAAAGCTTGCCTGGCGTGGTCTGGCGGCAAGCGTAGGCGCCGCCCTTGGGAGCTACTGGTACAACCGCAAGGCCGGCAGAGTCTAG
- a CDS encoding YtxH domain-containing protein, with protein sequence MRRHGHASTTAEVVSFSAGALVGAGLALLYTPKTGHEMREKVSDVTGDAISKMKGLTTEVQDKLNRNLRKGREYAEEKVSELSSNVEEYH encoded by the coding sequence ATGAGAAGACACGGACACGCGAGCACCACGGCTGAGGTGGTGAGCTTTTCGGCCGGGGCACTGGTAGGGGCGGGGCTTGCCCTGCTTTACACCCCGAAAACGGGGCACGAGATGAGGGAAAAAGTATCCGACGTGACCGGCGACGCCATTTCGAAGATGAAAGGGCTGACCACCGAAGTGCAGGACAAGCTGAACCGGAACCTGCGCAAGGGGCGCGAGTACGCGGAAGAAAAGGTCTCGGAGCTATCGTCGAACGTTGAGGAGTATCACTGA